TCCGCCTACAACTACAGGGTGGTTCGCCAGTTCGCCATTATGACGGTGGTTTGGGGCATCGTCGGCATGGGACTCGGCGTATTCATCGCTGCCCAGCTGGCCTGGCCCGAACTTAACTTGAACCTTCCGTGGACCAGCTTCGGCCGGCTCCGCCCCCTGCACACCAATGCGGTGATCTTCGCCTTTGGCGGCTGCGCCCTGTTCGCCACCAGCTACTATGCGGTACAGCGCACCAGCCAAACTCCCCTGTTCGCGCCCAAACTGGCTGCCTTCACCTTCTGGGGCTGGCAACTGGTGATCCTGCTCGCGGCCATCAGCCTGCCGCTGGGCTGGACCAGCTCCAAGGAATACGCCGAACTGGAATGGCCGATCGACATCCTGATCACCATCGTCTGGGTGTCCTACGCCATCGTCTTCTTCGGTACGGTGATGCAGCGCAAGGTCAGCCACATCTACGTGGGTAACTGGTTCTTCGGCGGGTTCATCCTCACCGTGGCCATCCTGCACGTGGTCAACAACCTGGAAATCCCGGTCACCCTGACCAAGTCCTACTCGCTGTATGCGGGCGCGACCGACGCCATGATCCAGTGGTGGTACGGCCACAACGCCGTGGGCTTCTTCCTGACCGCCGGCTTCCTGGGGATGATGTACTACTTCGTACCCAAGCAGGCCGGTCGCCCGGTCTACTCCTACCGCCTGTCCATCGTCCACTTCTGGGCGCTGATCGCGGTGTACATCTGGGCCGGCCCGCACCACCTGCACTACACCGCCCTGCCGGACTGGGCACAGAGCCTGGGCATGGTGATGTCGCTGATCCTCCTGGCACCGAGCTGGGGTGGCATGATCAACGGCATGATGACCCTCTCCGGGGCCTGGCACAAACTGCGCACCGACCCGATCCTGCGCTTTCTGGTGGTGTCCCTGGCCTTCTACGGCATGTCGACCTTCGAAGGCCCGATGATGGCCATCAAGACCGTCAACGCCCTGTCCCACTACACCGACTGGACCATCGGCCACGTACACGCCGGTGCCCTCGGCTGGGTCGCCATGGTGTCCATCGGCTCGCTGTATCACCTGATTCCGAAGGTGTTCGGCCGCGAGCAGATGCACAGCATCGGCCTGATCAACGGCCACTTCTGGCTGGCGACCATCGGTACCGTGCTGTACATCGCCTCGATGTGGGTCAACGGCATCACCCAGGGCCTGATGTGGCGCGCAGTCAACGAAGACGGCACCCTCACCTACTCCTTCGTCGAAGCGCTGGAAGCCAGCCATGTCGGCTTCGTGGTGCGGGTGATCGGCGGCGCGATCTTCTTCGCCGGCATGCTGCTGATGGCCTGGAACGTCTGGCTGACCGTACGTAGCGCCAAATCGACCGAGATGGAAGCCGCTGCGCAGTTCTCGGTAGAAGGAGCCCACTGATGAAACACGAGATTCTCGAGAAGAATATCGGCCTGATGGCCCTGGTGATGATCCTCGCGGTCAGCATCGGCGGCCTGACCCAGATCGTCCCGCTGTTCTTCCAGGACGTCACCAATGAGCCGGTGGAAGGCATGAAGCCCTACACCGCGCTGCAGCTGGAAGGCCGCGACATCTACATCCGCGAAGGCTGCGTCGGCTGCCATTCGCAGATGGTCCGCCCGTTCCGTGCCGAGACCGAGCGTTACGGCCACTACTCCGTCGCTGGCGAAAGCGTCTGGGATCACCCCTTCCTGTGGGGTTCCAAGCGTACCGGCCCGGACCTGGCCCGCGTCGGCGGCCGCTACTCGGACGAGTGGCATCGCGCCCACCTGTACAACCCGCGCAACGTCGTGCCGGAGTCGATCATGCCCGCCTACCCCTGGCTGGTGGAGCAGAGCCTCGACGGCAAGGACACCGCCAAGAAGATGAGCGCTCTGCGCACTCTGGGCGTGCCCTACAACGACGAGGACATCGCCGGCGCTGGCGAGGCAGTCAAGGGCAAGAGCGAGATGGACGCCCTGGTCGCCTACCTGCAGGTGCTCGGCACCGCCGTGAAGAACAAGAGGTGAGCGCCATGTTCGAGCTTATCGATATCGGCACCCTGCGCGGCCTAGGCACCGCGCTGGTTCTGATCGCCTTCACCGCCGTCACCCTCTGGGCCTACAGCGGCAAACGCCGCGACGCCTTCGCCGAAGCGGCCAACCTGCCCTTCGCCGATGAGCAAAAGCCCGCCGTTTCGAGGATCCAAGCATGACCACCTTCTGGAGCTGGTACATCACCCTGCTGACCGTGGGTTCGCTGGTTGCGCTGTTCTGGCTGATCTTCGCCACCCGCAAGAGCGAAGTGCACAAGAACCCGACCGAGCAGACCATGGGCCACGCCTTCGACGGCATCGAGGAGTATGACAACCCACTGCCGAAGTGGTGGTTCATGCTGTTCGTCGGCACCCTGGTGTTTTCCGTTGGCTACCTGCTGCTCTACCCGGGCCTGGGCAACTTCAAGGGCCTGCTGCCGGGCTATGACGATGGCTGGACCCAGGTCAACCAGTGGCAGCGCGAAATGGATCGTGCCGATGAACTGTACGGTCCGATCTTCGCCAAATACGCCGCCATGCCGATCGAGGAAGTGGCGAAGGACGAGCGCGCGCTGAAAATGGGCGGTCGCCTGTTCGCCTCCAACTGCTCGGTTTGCCACGGCTCCGATGCCAAGGGCAGCTACGGCTTCCCCAACCTGGCCGACAGCAGCTGGCGCTGGGGCGGCGAGCCGGAGACCATCAAGACCACCATCATGCATGGCCGTATCGGCGTAATGCCGGCACAAGGCCCGATGATCGGCGAAGATGGCGTACGTAACGTCGCTGCCTACGTCCTCACCGAGCTGGCTGGCCGCGAGCTGCCGGAAGGCACCGAGGCTGACATCGACGCCGGCAAGCAGATCTTCGCCACCCTGTGCTCCGCCTGCCACACCCCGGCCGGCACCGGCATGCCGGCGATGGGCGCGCCGAATCTGACTCAGCCGAGCGCATTCATCTACGGCAGCAGCTTCGCGCAACTGCAACAGACCATCCGTTATGGTCGCAGCGGCAACATGCCGGCTCAGGGCGATTTCCTCGGCAACGACAAGGCTCACCTGCTGGCCGCCTACGTGCTCAAGCTGAGCCAGGGCGACACCAAGTAACCTCCCGCCTCACCGGCGACCGATTCACGGTCGCCGGTCCCTCCTTATATGTATGCGACCCAGTGTCGCACCTGCCGACCAATAGCCCTGCAATTTCCTTGACCTGGGCTAAGCTGCCTTTCAGTCGCCATTTGTCACAACTCCAAGGCGATCCTTTCTCAGCGCTGCGCAAACTGGTTGCGCCAAAAGCTGCCAGAGTGTCTCCCGAGGCCACCTCGCAAACCTCGTAAAGGCCTCTGAAACCCTATTCGCGTCGGCATGTTGCGTTGCAATGGCTACCTGCTTTCTCCATACTTGCCGCCGATTTTTGCCCCATAAAACTCCATTAACCGTGGAACCCCTAGCATGAGCACAGCAATCAGTCAGACTGCTTATAACTATAAGGTGGTCCGCCAGTTCGCCATTATGACGGTGATCTGGGGGGTCATTGGGATGGGTCTAGGCGTGTTCATCGCCGCACAACTCGTGTGGCCAGAACTCAACCTGGGCCTGCCGTGGACTAGCTTCGGCCGTCTGCGCCCGCTGCACACCAACGCGGTGATCTTCGCCTTCGGCGGATGCGCACTGTTCGCGACCTCGTACTACGTGGTCCAGCGCACCTGCCAGACGCGCCTGATCTCCGACGGTCTGGCTGCCTTTACCTTCTGGGGCTGGCAAGCAGTCATCGTTCTGGCGGTGATCACCCTGCCGCTGGGTTACACCAGCACCAAGGAATACGCCGAGCTGGAGTGGCCGATCGATATCCTTCTGGGTCTCGTCTGGATCACCTATCTCGTGGTGTTCTTCGGCACCATCGTCAAGCGCAAGACCAAGCACATCTATGTGGGCAACTGGTTCTTCGGTGCCTTCATTCTGGTCACCGCGATGCTGCACATCGTCAACAGCGCTGCCGTTCCGGTGACCCTGTTCAAGTCGTACTCGGCCTATGCCGGTGCTACCGATGCGATGATCCAGTGGTGGTACGGCCATAACGCCGTGGGCTTCTTCCTGACCACCGGCTTCCTGGGGATGATGTACTACTTCGTACCCAAGCAGGCCGAGCGTCCGATCTACTCGTATCGCCTGTCCATCGTGCATTTCTGGGCGCTGATCACCCTGTACATCTGGGCCGGTCCGCACCACCTGCACTACACCGCTCTGCCGGACTGGGCACAGTCCCTCGGCATGGCCATGTCCGTCATTCTCCTGGCGCCGAGCTGGGGTGGCATGATCAACGGCATGATGAGCCTGTCCGGCGCCTGGCATAAGCTGCGCACCGACCCGATCCTGCGCTTTTTGGTGGTATCGCTGGCGTTCTACGGCATGTCCACCTTCGAAGGTCCGATGATGGCCATCAAGACGGTCAACGCCCTGTCCCACTACACCGACTGGACCATCGGCCACGTACACGCCGGTGCCCTCGGCTGGGTAGCGATGATCTCCATTGGCTCGCTGTATCACCTGATTCCGAAGGTGTTCGGCCGCGAGCAGATGCACAGCATCGGCCTGATCAACACCCACTTCTGGCTGGCGACCATCGGTACCGTGCTGTACATCGCCTCGATGTGGGTCAACGGCATCACCCAGGGCCTGATGTGGCGCGCGGTCAACGAAGACGGCACCCTCACCTACTCCTTCGTCGAAGCGCTGGAAGCCAGCCATGCAGGCTTTGTCGTGCGCATGATCGGCGGCGCCTTCTTCGTCACCGGCATGCTGCTGATGGCTTACAACACCTACCGCACCGTGCGTGCCGCCAAGCCGGCTGAATACGAAGCGGCTGCGCAGATTCCCGCCGGAGTAGCTCACTGATGAAACACGAAATCATCGAGAAGAATATCGGCCTGATGGCGCTGCTGATGGTGATTGCCGTCAGCATCGGTGGCCTGACCCAGATCGTCCCGCTGTTCTTCCAGGACGTCACCAATGAGCCGGTGGAAGGCCTCAAGCCCTACACCGCCATGCAACTGGAAGGTCGCGATATCTACATCCGCGAGGGCTGCGTCGGCTGCCACTCGCAGATGATCCGCCCGTTCCGCGCCGAAACCGAGCGTTACGGCCACTACTCCGTCGCTGGCGAAAGCGTCTGGGATCACCCCTTCCTGTGGGGTTCCAAGCGTACCGGCCCGGACCTGGCCCGCGTCGGCGGCCGTTACTCGGACGAGTGGCATCGCGCCCACCTGTACAACCCGCGCAACGTCGTGCCTGAGTCGAAGATGCCCGCCTACCCCTGGCTGGTGGAGAACAAGCTCGACGGTCGCGACACCGCCAAGAAGATGGAAGTCATGCGTGGCTTCGGCATCCCCTACACCGACGAAGATATCGCCGGTGCCCGCGATGCCGTGAAGGGCAATACCGAAATGGACGCGCTGGTCGCGTACCTGCAGGTTCTCGGCACTTCCATCAAGAACAAACGGTAAGACGCTATGGACATCGGGATGATTCGCGGCATCGGCACGGCGGTGGTTTTCATCGCCTTCATCGGCGTAGTGCTCTGGGCTTACAGCAGCAAGCGCAAGTCGAGCTTCGACGAAGCTGCCAACCTGCCCTTCGCTGACGATCCCAAGCCCGAGTCCAAGCGCGATCAGGACTCTTCCAGGAGCAATAACCAATGACCACGTTCTGGAGTTGGTACGTAACCATTCTGTCTCTGGGCACCATCTTCGCCCTGACCTGGCTGATCTTCGGCACTCGCAAGGGTCAGCGCCAGGAAACCACCGAAGAAACCGTCGGCCACAGCTTCGACGGCATCGAGGAGTATGACAACCCGCTGCCGAAGTGGTGGTTCATGCTGTTCGTCGCCACCATCGTCTTCGCCCTCGGCTACCTCGCCCTGTACCCGGGCCTGGGTAACTTCAAAGGCCTGCTGCCGGGCTACGACTATGTCGACAACGAAAAGCAGACGCCTTTCGCTGCCGGCGTACAGATCGCTGACGGCTCCATGCGTCACGCAGGCTGGACCGGCGTGCATCAGTGGGAAAAGGAAATGGCGCGCGCCGATGAGCAATACGGCCCGCTGTTCGCCAAGTACGCCGCCATGCCGATCGAGGAAGTGGCCAAGGACGAGCAGGCCCTGAAAATGGGTGGCCGCCTGTTCGCTTCCAACTGCTCGGTCTGCCACGGTTCCGATGCCAAGGGCAGCTACGGCTTCCCCAACCTGACCGACACCGAATGGCGTTGGGGTGGCGAGCCGGAAACCATCAAGACCACCATCCTCAAGGGTCGCCAGGGCGCCATGCCGGCTCAGGGCCCGGCCATTGGCGAAGACGGCGTACGCAACGTAGCCGCCTACGTGCTGACCCAACTGGCTGGCCGTGAACTGCCGGAAGACGCGGAAGCCGATATCGAAGCGGGCCAGAAGGTCTTCGCCGGTACCTGCTTCGCCTGCCACGGCGCTGACGGCAAGGGCACCCCTGCCATGGGCGCACCGAACCTGACCAACCCGGCAGCGTTCATCTACGGCAGCAGCTACGCGCAACTGCAGCAGACCATCCGCTACGGTCGTCACGGCAACATGCCTGCCCAGGAAGAATTCCTCGGCAACGACAAGGTGCACCTGCTGGCTGCCTACGTGTACAGCCTGTCGCACAAGGCACAAGAGCAGTAAGCGCTGATCGACTCTTTTGACAAGGGTCAATGAACGCCCGGGTCGCGACTGCTCGTCGCACCCGGGCGTTGTCTTTCAGGCGTACCATATAGACACCGTGAAACGACCCTGACCGGCACGCATCGGCCCGGGCTGCCAACCAACCGCTTTGGTATGCATTGATGAGCGAAAAGATTCCCGTCCAGGACGTCACCCCTCCCTCCTCTGCCAAGACTGCCAGCGTCGATCTCTACGCCAGCCGCGAGAAGATCTACACCCGTGCATTCACCGGTCTGTACCGCAACCTTCGCCGCGTTGGCGGCGCTGTGCTGTTCCTGCTCTTCTTCGGCACCGTCTGGCTGAATTGGGACGGTCGCCAGGCCGTGTGGTGGAACCTGCCGGAACGCAAGTTCAACATTTTCGGCGCCACCTACTGGCCGCAGGACTTCATGCTGCTCTCCTGGCTGCTGATCATCTGCGCCTTCGGCCTGTTCCTGATCACCGTGTTCGCCGGCCGCGTCTGGTGCGGCTACACCTGTCCGCAGAGCGTATTCACCTGGGTGTTCATGTGGGCGGAAAAGGTCACCGAAGGCGACCGCAACCAGCGCATGAAGCTGGACAAGCAGCCCATGAGCGGCAACAAGTTCGTACGCAAGGCGGCCAAGCACAGCATCTGGATCGGCGTTTCACTGCTGACCGCCATCACCTTCGTCGGCTACTTCACACCGATTCGCGACCTGGTGGTCGAGATCTTCACCGGTGAAGCCAGCGGCTGGGCCTACTTCTGGATCGGCTTCTTCACCCTGGCCACCTACGGCAACGCCGGCTACCTGCGCGAACAGGTGTGCATCTACATGTGCCCCTACGCCCGCTTCCAGAGCGTGATGTTCGACCAGGACACCCTGATCGTTTCCTACGATCCGCGTCGCGGCGAGAAGCGTGGCCCGCGCAAGAAGGACGCCGACTACAAGGCCCAGGGCCTCGGCGACTGCATCGACTGCAAGATGTGCGTGCAGGTCTGCCCCACCGGCATCGATATCCGTGACGGCCTGCAGGTCGAGTGCATCGGCTGCGCCGCGTGCATCGACGCCTGCGACGACATCATGGAGAAGATGAACTACCCGAAAGGGCTGATCAGCTACACCACTGAACACAACCTGTCCGGGCAGAAGACTCGGCTGCTGCGCCCGCGCCTGATCGGATACGCTGTCGCGCTGATCGCCATGATCAGCCTGTTCGGCTGGGCCGTGGCCAATCGCCCGCTGGTGGGGCTGGATGTGCTCAAGGACCGTGTGCTGTTCCGCGAGAACGAGCGCGGCCATATCGAGAACGTCTACACCCTGAAGATCATGAACAAGTCGCAGCGCGACATGACGTACGTGATCACCGCCGACGGCCTCGACGGTCTGGTCTACGAAGGCAAGAACGAAGTGCGGGCGCTGGCCGGTGAGGTGTACTCCTTCCCCGTCGAGCTTTCCATAGCACCGGAGAAGCTGCCCTCGAGCGCCAACAACATCATCTTCCACGTACAATCCGTGGATGACCCCAGTATCAAGACCGACGCCGACAGCCGCTTCATCGGCCCCAGCGTCCGCTGACAACGGAAAGAGCATGTCCGAACAAGCACCTTCGCCGGTAAAACCCTGGTACAAGCAGTTCTGGCCCTGGTTCATCATTGCCCTGCTCGGCTACTCCGTAGTGCAGGGCGTGGCACTGCTCACGCTGGCCTCGAAGAACCCGCCGGGCCTGATCTCCGACGACTACTACGACGTCGGCAAGGGCATCAACCAGTCGCTGGAGCGCGAGAAGCTGGCCGAGCGCCTGCAACTGCACGGCGAACTGGTGCTCGACAACACCACCGGCGTCGCCACCCTGGCACTGCAAGGCAACAGCAAGCCGCAGCAGATCGTCCTCAACCTGATCTCGCCGACCCAGCCGGAACGCGATCGCCGCGTCATCCTGCAGCCGGGCGTAGACGGCAACTATCGCGGCCAGATGGTCGATCAGGTCAGTGGTCGTCGTTTCGTCGAACTGCTCGGCCAGGAAGGCAGCCAGAACTGGCGTCTTTTCGAGGAAGAGAACATCGCCGATGGCCAGACCATCCTGATCGGCGACAATCCCTCCTACTGACCCAGCCGATGCCCGCCCCTACCCCCTGCTACCACTGTGGCCTGCCGGTGCCTGCCGGCAGCCACTTCCGCGCCGAGGTTCTCGGCCAGACCCGCGAAATGTGCTGCCCCGGCTGCCAGGCCGTGGCCGAAGCCATCGTCGCCGGGGGGCTGGAGCATTACTACAGCCATCGCAGCGAAAACTCCGCCAACCCGCAAGCCCTGCCGCAGGCTCTGCCTGACGAGCTGGCACTGTACGATCGCAGCGATGTACAGCAGCCTTTCGTCCAGCATGAAGGCGAGCTGAGCGAAACCCAGCTGCTGATCGAGGGCATCAGTTGTGCGGCCTGCGGCTGGCTGATCGAGAAGCACCTGCGCGGCGTGCCCGGAGTGGCCGAAGCACACCTGAACCTGTCCAACCACCGCTTGCAGGTGCGCTGGCAGGATAGCCGAATTCCCTTGAGCAAGCTGCTCGCCGAACTGCGCCGTATCGGCTACGCCGCCCATCCCTGGCGCGCCGACGAAGCCGCTGAGCGCCTGGCTGCGGAAAACCGCCGGCGCATGCGCGAACTGGGTGTGGCCGGCCTGCTGTGGATGCAGGTGATGATGGCGACCATGGCCACCTGGCCGGAATTCAACATCGACCTGTCGCCGGAACTGGACAAGATCCTGCGCTGGACCAGCCTGTTCCTCACCACCCCCATCGTCTTCTACTGCTGCGGTCAGTTCTTCCGTGGCGCGCTGCGCGACCTGCGCACCCGCCACCTGACCATGGACGTGTCGGTGTCGCTGGCCATCGGCGGTGCCTACGTGGCAGGCATCTGGTCGACCATCACCGGTCAGGGCGAGCTGTACTTCGACGCCGTGGGCATGTTCGCCCTGTTCCTGCTCGCCGGACGCTATCTGGAACGACGCGCCCGCGAACGCACGGCGGCGGCGACCGCACAACTGGTGCAGTTGCTGCCGGCGTCCTGCCTGCGTCTGGAAGCCGACGGCCAGAGCCAGCGCATCCTGCTCAGCGAACTGCGTGTCGGTGAACGCGTGCTGGTGCAACCCGGCTCGCTGATTCCGGCCGACGGGTGCATCGTCGCCGGCCAGTCCAGCGTGGACGAATCGCTGCTGACCGGGGAGTACCTGCCTCTGGCACGTGGTGTCGGCGACGGAGTCACTGCCGGAACGCTGAACGTCGAAGGCCCGCTGACCGTCGAAGTGCAGGCGCTGGGTGATGCCACTCGCCTGTCTGCCATCGTGCGTCTGCTGGAGCGGGCGCAGAGCGAGAAACCACGCCTGGCGGAAATCGCCGACCGCGTTTCGCAGTGGTTTCTGCTGTTCATCCTGGTCTCCGCTGCCGTGGTCGGCGTCGTCTGGTGGGGAATCGATTCCAGCCGCGCCTTCTGGGTAGTACTCGCCCTGCTCGTGGCCACCTGCCCGTGCGCTCTGGCCCTGGCCACGCCGACGGCACTGACCACCGCTACCGGCAGCCTGCACAAACTGGGCATGCTGCTGACCCGCGGCCATGTGCTCGAAGGCCTGAACCAGATCGACACTCTGGTGCTCGACAAGACCGGGACACTGACCGAGGGGCGCCTGACGCTCAAGGCCATCCATCCCCTGCGCGATCTCGACGAAGGCGCCTGCCTGGCGCTGGCCGCCGCGCTGGAGAACCGCTCGGAACACCCGATTGCCCGCGCCTTCAGCCAGGCGCCGCGCGCAGCGGAATCGGTCGACAGCCATCCGGGCCAGGGTCTGCAGGGCAGCGTCGACGGACGCCTGCTACGCATCGGCGAAGCCAGTTTCGTCTGCGCTCTGAGCGGCCAACCCGTACCACCGATTGCCGGCGAGAACGGCCAGTGGCTGCTGCTGGGCGATGAACAGGGACCGCTGGCCTGGTTCGTCCTCGACGACCGTCTGCGCGAGGACGCTCCGGATCTGGTCGCCGCTGCGCGGGCCCGCGGCTGGCATATCCACCTGCTGTCCGGCGACAGCTCGCCCATGGTGAGCGAAGTCGCGCGCCAGTTAGGCATCGACGATGCTCGTGGCGGCCTGACCCCGGATGCCAAACTGGCAGTGCTCAAGCAGTTGCATGGCGAAGGTCGTCGCGTGCTGATGCTCGGCGACGGCGTCAACGACGTACCGGTACTGGCCGCCGCCGATATCAGCGTGGCCATGGGTTCGGCGTCCGACCTGGCGAAAACCAGCGCCGACGCGGTACTGCTGTCGAACCGCCTGGGCAGCCTGGTCGATGGTCTGAGGCTGGCCAGGCGTACACGGCGTATCATCATCGAAAACCTGGCCTGGGCGACGCTGTACAATGGTCTGGTGCTGCCCTTCGCCGCCCTGGGCTGGATCACGCCGATCTGGGCGGCCGTGGGCATGTCGCTCAGCTCGCTGCTGGTGGTGCTCAACGCATTGCGCCTGAGCCGGTAAGCTGCCCACCGTCGCGAGCGGATCGCGCGGAAGCCTAGGATTCGCCCGCCCCCCTGCCCCATACCCGGAGACCGCATGTCCGCCCTCTATATCCTGATCCCCGTCGCCATCGGCCTGGTCGGTTTCGCTATCTGGCTGTTCTTCTGGGCCGTGGACAGCGGTCAGTACGACGACCTGGACGGGCCGGCGCACAGCATTCTGTTCGACGACGAAGATCCGCTGCACAAGGCCGGCATCGAACAGGCCGAGGAGCCTAACAGGCAGGACAAGCCCGATGCTTGAACTGGCACCGCTGCTGGTGTCGGCGCTGATCCTCGGTCTGCTCGGCGGCGGCCACTGCCTCGGCATGTGCGGCGGCCTGATGGGCGCGCTGACCCTGGCGATCCCACCGGAACAACGCGGCAGACGCCTGCAACTGCTACTGGCCTACAACCTCGGCCGTATTCTCAGTTACAGCCTTGCCGGCCTGCTTCTTGGCCTGGCTGGCTGGGCCGTTGCGGGCAGCAAGGCCGAAGTGGTCATGCGCACGCTGGCGGCGCTGCTGCTGATCTCCATGGGCCTGTATCTGGCCGGCTGGTGGAGTGGCCTGACGCGCATCGAGGCCCTGGGGCGCGGCCTGTGGCGGCATATCCAGCCGCTGACGCGGCGTTTTATGCCGGTCACGAGCATTCCAAAGGCAATGGTGCTGGGCGGGCTATGGGGCTGGCTGCCATGCGGTCTGGTCTACAGCACGCTGCTGTGGGCTTCCAGCCAGGGCAATGCCGTGGACAGCGCCCTGCTGATGCTGGCCTTCGGCCTGGGTACCTGGCCGGTACTGCTGGCCACGGGACTGGCTGCAGAACGCATTACCGCCCTGCTGCGCAAACGCGGCGTGCGCATGGCCGGCGGCCTGCTGGTGATCCTGTTCGGCATCTGGACCCTGCCCGGCCCGCACCAGCACTGGCTGATGGGGCATTGACGGCAGCGGCAAACCTCAGCCCGGGTTTTCCGCATCAACATCCGGGCCAGGCCACCGAAGCGCGTCCTACTCGCCCTTGATGCAAGTCAAGGTCGCTCCGTTCCGGCATCCCTAGACTGCCCGCAAAGCCTGTCCAGGATTATTTTCCATGCAAGACGCCATCCAGTGGGATGCCGACCTGATCCGCCGCTACGATCTCGCCGGCCCGCGCTACACCTCTTACCCGACCGCCGTGCAGTTCCACGACGATATCGGCCCTTTCGACCTGCTGCATGCGCTGCGCGATAGTCGCAAGGCCGGCCGTCCGCTATCGCTGTACGTGCACATCCCGTTCTGCGCGCACATTTGCTACTACTGCGCCTGCAACAAGGTGATCACCAAGGATCGCGGTCGCGCCCTGCCCTATCTGGAAAAGCTCGAGCGGGAAATCGAGATGGTCAGTCGCTACGTCGACAAGACCCAGCCAATCGAACAGCTGCACTTCGGCGGCGGTACGCCGACCTTTCTCAGCCACGACGAACTGCGTCGCCTGATGCAGCACCTGCGCCAGCACTTCAACCTGCTGGATGACGACTCCGGTGACTACAGCATCGAGATCGACCCGCGCGAGGCCGACTGGTCGACCATGGGCCTGCTGCGCGAACTGGGCTTCAACCGCGTCAGCCTTGGCGTGCAGGATCTCGACCCCGAGGTACAGCGTGCGGTCAATCGCCTGCAGACTCTGGAGGAAACCCGCGCCATCATCGAGGCGGCGCGCACCCTGCAGTTCCGCTCGGTGAACATCGACCTGATCTACGGACTGCCCAAGCAGACGCCCGAACGCTTCGCCCGCACCGTGGCGGAAGTGATCGCCCTGCAGCCGGACCGGCTTTCGCTGTTCAATTACGCGCACCTGCCCGAGCGTTTCATGCCGCAACGGCGCATCAGTGCCGACGACCTGCCGAGCCCGGCGGACAAGCTGGTCATGCTGCAGAACAGCATCGAACAACTGACACGTGCCGGTTATCGCTATATCGGCATGGACCACTTCGCCCTGCCCGATGACGAGCTGGCCATCGCCCAGGAAGAAGGCACCCTGCAACGCAACTTCCAGGGCTACACCACCCACGGCCATTGCGACCTGATTGGCCTGGGCGTCTCCGCCATCAGCCAGATCGGTGATCTGTACAGCCAGAACGACAGCGACATCGCCAGCTATCAGCAGAGCCTCGGCAATGGCCAGCTGGCAACCCGCCGCGGCCTGCACTGCAAT
The sequence above is drawn from the Pseudomonas sp. Z8(2022) genome and encodes:
- a CDS encoding CcoQ/FixQ family Cbb3-type cytochrome c oxidase assembly chaperone: MDIGMIRGIGTAVVFIAFIGVVLWAYSSKRKSSFDEAANLPFADDPKPESKRDQDSSRSNNQ
- the ccoP gene encoding cytochrome-c oxidase, cbb3-type subunit III, which translates into the protein MTTFWSWYITLLTVGSLVALFWLIFATRKSEVHKNPTEQTMGHAFDGIEEYDNPLPKWWFMLFVGTLVFSVGYLLLYPGLGNFKGLLPGYDDGWTQVNQWQREMDRADELYGPIFAKYAAMPIEEVAKDERALKMGGRLFASNCSVCHGSDAKGSYGFPNLADSSWRWGGEPETIKTTIMHGRIGVMPAQGPMIGEDGVRNVAAYVLTELAGRELPEGTEADIDAGKQIFATLCSACHTPAGTGMPAMGAPNLTQPSAFIYGSSFAQLQQTIRYGRSGNMPAQGDFLGNDKAHLLAAYVLKLSQGDTK
- the ccoN gene encoding cytochrome-c oxidase, cbb3-type subunit I is translated as MSTAISQTAYNYKVVRQFAIMTVIWGVIGMGLGVFIAAQLVWPELNLGLPWTSFGRLRPLHTNAVIFAFGGCALFATSYYVVQRTCQTRLISDGLAAFTFWGWQAVIVLAVITLPLGYTSTKEYAELEWPIDILLGLVWITYLVVFFGTIVKRKTKHIYVGNWFFGAFILVTAMLHIVNSAAVPVTLFKSYSAYAGATDAMIQWWYGHNAVGFFLTTGFLGMMYYFVPKQAERPIYSYRLSIVHFWALITLYIWAGPHHLHYTALPDWAQSLGMAMSVILLAPSWGGMINGMMSLSGAWHKLRTDPILRFLVVSLAFYGMSTFEGPMMAIKTVNALSHYTDWTIGHVHAGALGWVAMISIGSLYHLIPKVFGREQMHSIGLINTHFWLATIGTVLYIASMWVNGITQGLMWRAVNEDGTLTYSFVEALEASHAGFVVRMIGGAFFVTGMLLMAYNTYRTVRAAKPAEYEAAAQIPAGVAH
- the ccoO gene encoding cytochrome-c oxidase, cbb3-type subunit II translates to MKHEIIEKNIGLMALLMVIAVSIGGLTQIVPLFFQDVTNEPVEGLKPYTAMQLEGRDIYIREGCVGCHSQMIRPFRAETERYGHYSVAGESVWDHPFLWGSKRTGPDLARVGGRYSDEWHRAHLYNPRNVVPESKMPAYPWLVENKLDGRDTAKKMEVMRGFGIPYTDEDIAGARDAVKGNTEMDALVAYLQVLGTSIKNKR
- the ccoN gene encoding cytochrome-c oxidase, cbb3-type subunit I, with the protein product MNTTTRSAYNYRVVRQFAIMTVVWGIVGMGLGVFIAAQLAWPELNLNLPWTSFGRLRPLHTNAVIFAFGGCALFATSYYAVQRTSQTPLFAPKLAAFTFWGWQLVILLAAISLPLGWTSSKEYAELEWPIDILITIVWVSYAIVFFGTVMQRKVSHIYVGNWFFGGFILTVAILHVVNNLEIPVTLTKSYSLYAGATDAMIQWWYGHNAVGFFLTAGFLGMMYYFVPKQAGRPVYSYRLSIVHFWALIAVYIWAGPHHLHYTALPDWAQSLGMVMSLILLAPSWGGMINGMMTLSGAWHKLRTDPILRFLVVSLAFYGMSTFEGPMMAIKTVNALSHYTDWTIGHVHAGALGWVAMVSIGSLYHLIPKVFGREQMHSIGLINGHFWLATIGTVLYIASMWVNGITQGLMWRAVNEDGTLTYSFVEALEASHVGFVVRVIGGAIFFAGMLLMAWNVWLTVRSAKSTEMEAAAQFSVEGAH
- a CDS encoding cbb3-type cytochrome oxidase subunit 3, coding for MFELIDIGTLRGLGTALVLIAFTAVTLWAYSGKRRDAFAEAANLPFADEQKPAVSRIQA
- the ccoO gene encoding cytochrome-c oxidase, cbb3-type subunit II, translated to MKHEILEKNIGLMALVMILAVSIGGLTQIVPLFFQDVTNEPVEGMKPYTALQLEGRDIYIREGCVGCHSQMVRPFRAETERYGHYSVAGESVWDHPFLWGSKRTGPDLARVGGRYSDEWHRAHLYNPRNVVPESIMPAYPWLVEQSLDGKDTAKKMSALRTLGVPYNDEDIAGAGEAVKGKSEMDALVAYLQVLGTAVKNKR